In Helianthus annuus cultivar XRQ/B chromosome 8, HanXRQr2.0-SUNRISE, whole genome shotgun sequence, a single genomic region encodes these proteins:
- the LOC110893060 gene encoding LOW QUALITY PROTEIN: receptor-like protein kinase FERONIA (The sequence of the model RefSeq protein was modified relative to this genomic sequence to represent the inferred CDS: substituted 2 bases at 2 genomic stop codons) gives MSSLPYALLCRRFSLDEILSATQNFDNALVVGKCGFGKVYRATISVENDATFIVAIKXLDSDSNQGAPEFXAEIEMLTNLRHCNLVSLIGYCNDNSEMILVYEFMPHGTLDGHLHKYGSSLSWIQRLKISIGAARGLHYLHTGTSTQHGVIHRDVKSSNILLDNEYGAKISDFGLSKIGPTNTSGAYVNTLVRGTFSYLDLEYFLTGRLTRKSDVFAFGVVLFELLCGRSALDRSLDEDECSLAKWAHC, from the coding sequence ATGTCCTCGTTGCCTTACGCACTATTATGCCGCCGATTTTCACTTGATGAGATTCTATCAGCCACCCAGAACTTCGATAATGCATTAGTCGTAGGAAAGTGTGGATTTGGTAAGGTGTATAGAGCTACTATCAGCGTAGAAAATGATGCAACTTTTATTGTTGCCATCAAGTGACTGGATTCCGATTCTAACCAAGGAGCACCTGAGTTTTAGGCTGAAATCGAGATGCTTACAAATTTGAGGCACTGTAATCTTGTGTCATTAATTGGTTATTGTAATGATAACTCAGAGATGATTCTCGTCTACGAGTTCATGCCACATGGAACCCTTGATGGTCATTTACACAAATATGGTTCCAGTCTGAGTTGGATACAACGGCTGAAGATAAGCATAGGTGCTGCAAGAGGATTGCATTACCTTCATACCGGAACAAGCACCCAACATGGAGTCATACACCGTGATGTCAAAAGCTCAAATATTTTGTTGGACAATGAGTATGGTGCTAAGATATCAGATTTCGGATTATCCAAAATTGGCCCAACAAATACATCAGGTGCTTATGTCAATACGCTTGTCAGGGGTACATTTAGCTATCTTGATCTAGAGTATTTTTTGACTGGAAGATTGACAAGAAAATCAGATGTGTTTGCCTTTGGGGTGGTATTATTCGAATTGTTGTGTGGGAGGTCAGCACTGGATAGAAGCCTTGACGAGGATGAGTGCAGTTTGGCTAAGTGGGCTCATTGTTGA
- the LOC110893059 gene encoding probable receptor-like protein kinase At5g38990, with translation MSSLPYALLCRRFSLDEILSATKNFDNALVVGEGGFGKVYRATISVENDATFIVSIKRLDSDSNQGAPEFWAEIEMLTNLRHCNLVSLIGYCNDKSEMILVYEFIPHGTLDGHLHKYGTSLSWVQRLKISIGAATGLHYLHTGTSTQHGVIHRDVKSSNILLDNEYGAKISDFGLSKIAPTNTSGAYVNTLVRCTFGYLDPEYFLTGRLTRKSDVFAFGWYYSNCCVGGQHWIEALTRMSAVWLSGLIIEYEANLTF, from the coding sequence ATGTCCTCATTACCTTACGCACTATTATGCCGCCGATTTTCACTTGATGAGATTCTATCAGCCACCAAGAACTTCGATAATGCATTAGTCGTAGGGGAGGGTGGATTTGGTAAAGTGTATAGAGCTACTATCAGCGTAGAAAATGATGCAACTTTTATTGTTTCCATCAAGCGACTGGATTCCGATTCCAACCAAGGAGCACCTGAGTTTTGGGCTGAAATCGAGATGCTTACAAATTTGAGGCACTGTAATCTTGTGTCATTAATTGGTTATTGTAATGATAAATCAGAGATGATTCTCGTCTATGAGTTCATTCCACATGGAACCCTTGATGGTCATTTGCACAAATATGGTACCAGTCTGAGTTGGGTACAACGGCTGAAGATAAGCATAGGTGCTGCAACAGGATTGCATTACCTTCATACCGGAACAAGCACCCAACATGGAGTCATACACCGTGATGTCAAAAGCTCAAATATTTTGTTGGACAACGAGTATGGTGCTAAGATATCAGATTTCGGATTATCCAAAATTGCCCCAACAAATACATCAGGTGCTTATGTCAATACGCTTGTCAGGTGTACATTTGGCTATCTTGATCCAGAGTATTTTTTGACTGGAAGATTGACAAGAAAATCAGATGTGTTTGCCTTTGGGTGGTATTATTCGAATTGTTGTGTGGGAGGCCAGCACTGGATAGAAGCCTTGACGAGGATGAGTGCGGTTTGGCTAAGTGGGCTCATTATTGAGTATGAAGCCAACTTGACATTTTGA